The DNA window TAGTCATAACCGTCAGGATTAACTGACGgcaatacatatatttcaaattgatcCAAAATAGCTGTTACATTAGGGTCTCCATGGACAAAATCTTCAATAAACTGAAAAAGAAGGACCAAGAGATGGATTTTTGGAAGAAAAACACGTAGATGTATGTTAGAGTGTACAATGTGTagattgaaataaatatggcatATGTACGTGATGAAAACAACACCACTTCTTCAAGTGTGGAGTCATTTTTGGAGAACTTGAAGTGGGAGGGGAGTCACTTTGGAAAACaacaaggtaaatgtatttcTCATTTTGGTGCCGGGGCCGTGAAATACCATCTGAACAACAGTAATGTATCAAAGACTTTAATTTTGTACCGAGGCAGAGGAATACTCCCCACCTACCCTCCCCATCCATATTTCCATATATGCATGCGCCATGTGCAGTATTTCTAGATCTAAAATACGAAAGGGTTAGCTGTGTAtcaggttagggttaggatttgGGTAGGATTAGAACACAGGGGCAAACACGGTACTTTAATTAATCGTTATTTGAACTGGCCAtttgtgttttaaaataaagttttcgTTCTCGCACATAATACAAACTTGATCAGAGTGAAATTGTAGGGGCATAGTGGTTTTGGCATCATCTCACTTTATTAACAGAAGCCATaaaaaacattgacaatgaATGTATCATTAACTGCCATTGATTGTAATACATACAGTGCACAGAGAAATTAATGTACAGTTTGGTTACTGGCCATACTCCAGTGTATACCACAAACAGGTGTATACACCAGAGATAACATAATCAGAAATTGGTTTTATGTGAATTGAAAATTTTGATGAGTTGTATTAAGTGCACGGAGTCTCCCACATATTTATGCTGTATACTAAGATACCCTGGGGAATAATATGCAATCATGTTTCATATAGATTCTAAATGTACCAAAACGAGGTAACAGTGCTTAATAATATTCAACTGACGTACTAGTAGTGGAGTATTACAGCAGTAAAGTATTCACCctgtatatattttacataaaagtgatgtcaaaatacatgtattccttGTTGGGATGTCCCTTTGGCCATCGGAGCTGGGGGTCAGTTTGAGAAAACTTATGTCCAACGCCAAAACATCGCTGCGCAGTCAGTTAAAAATGACCGCCCCCGGAACCACCAACACACgtttgtttacatacatgtaaacaaatttaaacGTGTAAACTCGTCGACTACCTTATTAATGACACATAGTAAATATGACTGTGTAGCGATAGCAGAAAgaatggaattatttatagaaGTAAATCGAGTAAATGACTGCAAAAACCGAGCGTTTCATGGGTATTTGATCGTCAAAATCTAGGGAGGCTGAGTggagagcgccctcaacgtgaGAATATTGATCTGAAGTAGTCCTTATTTTTATTCTTGCGTATCTCAGTGTAATTACCACTTGTTTACATACAAACCTGGTTCGCCATATAGATATTTGTAGCGGGAGAAATCCATTCTCTGGCATGTATCCCTCCCTGCAGCCATATGGCTTCTTTAGGTTCAGTCTTTCGTGTACCCAGGATCTATAAAACAAAAGACATGATTTATTTGAGTTTATTTATTGTGTTGAGTACATTACTGTAGTCAGTGTGTTATGATTTATGCTTGAATTAAATATTGTATTCGAGATAAGAAGAAATGTCTTATTTGACAGAACTAGTACAACACATTGACTCGGACATTTAATAATAAGATAACATGAACACATTGGTTGGAATGAAATTTGGCAAATCATCACAATTACATTATAGCGTGGACGCGAGTCAACTTTTCGGTTTATAGAATGTATGGCTCAGGTCATCTCATCCGAAAGAAGTTCAAGTTTATTTTTATTCCACTCAGATGGGATGAATATTATAACCGTGAATCCCACTAGTTGTATCTGTTTtcattacaggagaaatgaagttgccttggtgtttcactcatgggatatGTTTATGACTCAAAGAAAGAGATACCTCAGCtccagactaacaataacagaaagaGACAACTCACAGAGCACGGTCAGTACATTTACTGGACTCTCTCACAGTGTCATACTAATAACACTTCAACAAAAGGTTGGCcatatgtgatcgatgagggcgcacagtacagggatattcgagtacaattatgcagtagatatcagtacatataAAACAACCTAAGTTTTAGCCATATGTGAAGCTCCTAGGACTGTGAGAGCGTCTACATCTTTACCAAATCACGTTGAAAAGAGGTAAAGCATAATTGAATGTAGATCTGGAAGGACCTACGGAGTGCTGAGTTCATCATATTCCACttccaacatgtaaaaagtagCAGAGATTCCCAATATCAAAGTTGATAGTGATGTTGTATGCTAAATTATCTGTTCGCCATGGGAGCGGTTTGAAAAGCTAGCTGCACGTTCCAAAAGCACGCGCTAGATATCCGAATACAAATACAAGAACTCAACCAGAATTATCGTACGATTCCTGGAGTCTGATTCCAGTGACGACTATAACTCTGAATGACTGTATGTGTCAAATattgttgtttcacatgtaaCTATCGGTCGCCTGTGTTTGACCTGGCACATTTTGATAATGCATCTAtgcatctatgtatgtatgtatgcatgtatgtatgtatgtatgtatgtatgtatgtatgtatgtatgtatgtatgtatgtatgtatgtatgcatgcatgtatgcatgtatgtatgtatgtatgtatgtatgtatgtatgtatgtatgtatgtatgtatgtatgtatgtatgtatgtatgtacgtgtgtacgtgtgtacgtatgtatgtgtgtatgttaacATATCCGTTACTGTACGAAGTTGACTTCAGGCTACTTACCCTGATTGCACGCTGTACTCGCTTCTCGTATGACCTTCCAATAATAATTTCTTCCGTCCAATTCGGATATCTCGCAACAGTATCTTTTACCCATTGATCAAGCTAAACACGTGAAAGAGTGAcgaatgttaaaatatattacaatttgacTGAAATTACAGAGTGTAAGATATTAGTCACGTAATAGACACGTCATACTTCTAAGTTCAGCTACCGATCTCATTTCAAAATGTCTATTCGCTGATAAGAAggaaagaaatattaaacaacaACTAGTTAACAATAGTACCACTTCAACTATCCGTAACAATTGTTTccatatgaaatattgtatctacatctcaaaggtcaaatgtcagAATATGATTAACATTTAGACTGGAAACTGTTGCGTCACAGAGctatatactagaatagttaGAAATAGACAAAAGAACTATCCtgtttattctattctattctgatttattttattctattcttgAATTCTATTTtatgttctgttctattctattctaatcttttctattctattctattttattctattctgttctattctgttctgttctattctgtCCCATTCTATCTGAcactattctattctatcctatACCTGTAAGCTATTGTTACGAGTCACAAATAGTAAACGATTGTGTCAATTGTTTAAAACAACATCTTGCAATGACAAGAAGACGCATGTAAGGTCATTAAGGTCAActtgattaatgagacagagcAGCAGGTCAAGTCATGTTTTTCTATCTTAATAACTAGAGGTCATAGATGTCACAACAAGCTATAACTTGTACCTCAAATGACTTTCAACAACTTTAAGTAAGGAACGTTCTAGAATACCGttttaattgtttatttcttaATTGAATTAACTGTATTAATGAATACTTTCTAAATAAGGATAAGAGAGTGAATTTTgctgtaaacaatttgtttgttaaccatatttgtattacggaatgaacaTTAGTTTCAATAAAATGTTGGTGACGTATACGGTTGAAGCACAACGGAATTTTGTTTCAGAAATACTTGTCAGTTTGCAAGAATTCGAAGGCCTTAACTTGTTTGAAGGAAACGGTTTGGAATGTGCTCAGGGAGCAGAACTCCACAGAGACAAAAACAGTCTTATTCCTGGCTGAAGCTAAATTAAGGAGTCCGATTGGAGCGCTCTTGTTGCTGGGAATCGTACATGTCGTTCAACCCAAAAGTAATTTCTGTGTCTGTTTGAGTTTATTTCCCCTTAGATTGAGTCCTAAATAAGATCTCTGTTACGGATTGGTTCGACACTATAGCTTAGTGGAGACGTTACTACTGAATTCAGGTCAATATCAACAATTCCCAATTCATCTCAATAACACTACTCAGTCTGTTTCCTGACTCCCCGTTTACCCTCTGATACccattgttatatttattagGGGTAAATGAactgattattattatattatattattatatcattatctgACACTATTctatctattctattctgttctattctattctattctattctagtCTATTCTAATTTATCTGTCACCTATATTAGTTTTACTCTTCAAATATCAACCAAACTGTTGTTTCGTCgccatcatcgtcgtcgtcgtcgtcgtcgtcgtcgtcgttgttgttgttgttgttgttgttgttgttgttgttgttgttgttgttgattttgttgCTGCTCCTGCTGCTCCTGCCTAAATTTACATACTTTTAAATGTTATATTCTATGTTATGGTCCCATCTTCAGATGTACTTTAAATCTCCGTTTTCAACATCAAGTACATCCAATATTAATTGAAATTGAACTTTGATAGTGCAAGATTAAAGATAATCACCTCAGCATATCTATGGTACACAGCATAGTCAAACTCCTCGATACCTGCTATTCCGACAGAAGCGCTTCGAATTATCCTTTCCTCTGGTTGAGTTTCGACTGTGTGATGAATTTCAGATTCGTCTACCGCCTCCTGTACATCACTTATCCAAACTTCATAGTCTATGCCATGTTTGTCCAGTATTATCTTAACGTCATCAATTTGTGATGGTGACACCATGACCTCGCTTGGATAGCCCCAGAAGTCATACTATTGGGGGGAGGGGAATACAAAATGATGTTGTACACAGGgatgtatattttaaaatattgacattaaaacggcacaagctgagtttataaggttttttttttgctcgCGCTTGACATAAAACCTATCtgataatataatattgatgtCAGTGCCCAATGTGATAAATCGGATGCATATATATTCTCAATTGCATTAAAACTCACCTCATAACGTTGTTAACACTGTTACTAACACAATCATTTCCTCGAAATTTACTAACTTACTATAGACCTCCTTACATACTACCAAACCTGTGTGACTATACAGTTTAAATTAGACAGCACGATGTTGTTGAAGTTcacacaatgtttttgttagtacaaattatgtaaacaaaataCTGACACTGAGAGCCcgcaagcatatacaatggatACAggttatctcactgtgaacacaaatcaacatcactgtcggagGAAGACACAAAAACGGTTTATTTATGTTCACATTGAgataaaatatgtcattttttcaCCTGTACGTGCGTCCGCGCTGTGGGTGTCTGAATTATGTTTGTGTGATTCCTAACAGAAAATGTTGCGTGAGAAGTACATAACTTCGCCTATTAAAGTGAGACTCTaaagtctttctggtttggtagtagcaTTGCATGGACTGACTTCTGCCAATAGCAAAGATGGTTATACTTTAGTAGAATACTACAAGTACATTTTATAATACATCAACAATTaatccccccccaaaaaaaaaaaaaaaaaaaaaaaaattaaaattgaaaaaaaaataattaaaaattaaaaagagcaagtccaaataaacaaacatcatcatcatcatcatcatcatcatcatcaccattatcatcatcatcatcatcatcatcaccatcatcatcatcatcatcatcatcgatcatcatcatcatcgatcaTCTctaccaccgccaccaccaccacgactaCCAAATACTGGACTTTATGTATCGAATATTTCCAAAGCTCTACCTTATAAGTAGAACACGCTTTTACGTATCGATATATGGTCAAGGTGGTCATTTGATGAAGATAAGTGATTTTAATGTGCCAAGAAACTGGCCTTGGGTTGACAGATTCTGATCGACAGAAAGACAAAATACACAGTTAGGTAGTTGGTCATAAGTCACCTTACCTTGTCAGTGTCATATATTGCCTTCATGACAGCGAGATCTTTGTCCGATTCAATTTTGGCACGTAATACTTGGTAACTGTATAACAGAGAAATGGTATTTTTTTATTGCAATATCTCATTTTGAGATAACATGGATTAAAGTTCAGATGTGGTACAGTGTGTTAAATAAATACACGATCTATATATATGCTATATCGATCTACATGACATCACTGTAATATATAATTCGCAAATCAAACGTCAACCGTTCGATAGACAGCTGAATCGACATCAATCATGTATCACGTGATATTGACTTTATGGGTGTCCTTAGTTGCTTCGTTTTGATCAAATATTTATAAGGATATAGCAGCAATGGTGCGTTATAGTGTAGTAGTTCGGTCTTAATTAACAAGTCTTCAATTAAACAAGGACTGTTAGTACTTTATTTtcgaaaaaaaacaatacatgtCGAACGTGGACTGAAACTGTACGACGAACCTTTTATAGTTCGCCGGAGGTATCATAAACGTTCAACACACATTTTCACAATTGGCGGTGTTGCTGATGCTGTCCTTGTCGTCATCATCCGATCAACGTTTCCATATATTGACAAAATTGTCCGAAACAGCCTAATGTGCACAACTCTGCCGCTAGTATATTTTTTCTCTAGTGTTCAGTTTTCATATATCTGCAATATCTGGCAATAGTTAAATCCAATGTGTAAGACCTGACCAATACTTATATaatttaacttttatttatAAACCCTCCAATGCCTGGAATTTATTTATGTTGTTTGAACACAACAGACAATTATGCCATATAAACTTCAAAAGCAAATCGTAAAATGTTATATATCTTCTGTGATTTTATGGCGCATGTCTTACAACACAACATTACTTTGAATGTAATTCGTATCTAGGTATTTCAAGTTATCACACACATGACACAGACTTCTcaatgaaaactaaaattacTCGCTAACGTTTACATTGGTGTGTATTCGTTTAAATAAAAATGGAGAAAAGACATGTACTGCGCAGCTCCATTTTGTTGGTGTCACTTGGCAACTGGCGTTTCTCCATTCAAAAAGTCATACTTACCCATCG is part of the Glandiceps talaboti chromosome 2, keGlaTala1.1, whole genome shotgun sequence genome and encodes:
- the LOC144444737 gene encoding carboxypeptidase A1-like; translation: MSSSTYKVLFTCLVVLLCLSFAVCTEKARYDGYQVLRAKIESDKDLAVMKAIYDTDKYDFWGYPSEVMVSPSQIDDVKIILDKHGIDYEVWISDVQEAVDESEIHHTVETQPEERIIRSASVGIAGIEEFDYAVYHRYAELDQWVKDTVARYPNWTEEIIIGRSYEKRVQRAIRILGTRKTEPKEAIWLQGGIHAREWISPATNIYMANQFIEDFVHGDPNVTAILDQFEIYVLPSVNPDGYDYTWNTDRLWRKTDPLIWVLIVLAWTRTEISKLVSEVGELFREYGGDDDDDDANTAHNEAFLMPIYG